In the Alkaliphilus flagellatus genome, one interval contains:
- a CDS encoding beta-ketoacyl-ACP reductase, which yields MRLDGKIAVVTGSTSGIGKATVLRFAEEGAKVVVWGISNEEVNPVVTELKDKGADVLGVVANVVNSEEVNKTMNDIKDHFGKIDIIVNNAGITADAQILKMTEDQFDKVIAVNLKGVYNTGQAAAKIMAEQGFGVILSTSSVVGLYGNFGQTNYAATKFAVIGMTKTWAKELGRKGIRANAVAPGFIATEMTAKMPEKVLDMMKDKSPLKTLGDPSDVANAFLFLASDEAKFISGEVLSVDGAVTL from the coding sequence ATGAGATTAGATGGAAAAATTGCAGTAGTAACAGGTTCAACTTCAGGTATTGGTAAGGCAACTGTATTAAGGTTTGCGGAAGAAGGAGCAAAAGTAGTTGTTTGGGGTATTTCAAATGAAGAGGTTAATCCAGTGGTAACTGAGCTTAAAGATAAGGGAGCAGATGTTTTAGGTGTGGTAGCAAACGTAGTTAATAGCGAAGAGGTTAATAAAACTATGAATGATATCAAAGATCACTTTGGTAAAATTGATATTATTGTTAATAATGCAGGTATTACAGCAGATGCACAAATATTAAAAATGACTGAGGACCAATTTGATAAGGTAATAGCTGTTAATCTAAAAGGAGTATATAATACAGGGCAGGCAGCAGCGAAAATAATGGCTGAGCAAGGCTTTGGTGTTATCTTAAGTACATCCTCGGTAGTAGGTTTATATGGAAACTTTGGTCAAACAAACTATGCCGCAACAAAGTTTGCTGTTATTGGTATGACAAAAACATGGGCAAAGGAGCTAGGTAGAAAAGGTATTAGAGCTAATGCAGTAGCACCAGGATTTATTGCTACAGAAATGACTGCTAAAATGCCTGAAAAGGTTTTAGATATGATGAAGGATAAATCTCCACTAAAAACATTGGGAGATCCATCTGATGTTGCTAATGCTTTCTTGTTTTTAGCCTCCGACGAAGCTAAGTTTATAAGTGGTGAAGTACTATCTGTAGATGGAGCTGTTACATTATAG
- a CDS encoding acetyl-CoA C-acetyltransferase has translation MREIVIVSAARTPIGNFGGALKDVSAADLGAIAIKGALDRAGITGDMVDEVFIGCVLQAGNGQNVARQAAIKAGIPYEVSSMVINKICGSGLRAVSLGAQTIIAGDNDIVVVGGTESMSQAPYVLKDMRWGSRMGDTKAVDTLINDALTCAFNDYHMGITAENLAEKYNISREEQDRFAVESQNKAEEAQKTGLFDAEIVPVIVKTRKGDILVDKDEYIKYGTTMESVEKLRPAFKKDGTVTAANASGINDGAAALVLMSKEKANELGLKPLAKLVAYASGGVEPAIMGYGPVASTEKALKKSGWKVEDLDLIEANEAFAAQALSVAKGLNFNNEIVNVKGGAIALGHPVGASGARILTTLLYAMEERDAKKGLATLCIGGGMGTSVLIEGL, from the coding sequence ATGAGAGAAATTGTAATAGTGAGTGCTGCTAGGACACCAATAGGAAACTTCGGTGGGGCACTTAAAGATGTAAGTGCAGCAGATTTAGGTGCAATAGCTATTAAGGGTGCATTAGATAGAGCAGGAATTACAGGAGATATGGTAGATGAAGTTTTTATTGGATGCGTTTTACAAGCAGGAAATGGGCAAAATGTAGCAAGGCAGGCAGCTATTAAAGCAGGTATACCTTATGAAGTATCTTCTATGGTTATTAATAAAATATGTGGATCAGGACTTAGAGCAGTTTCTCTAGGTGCCCAAACGATTATTGCTGGTGATAATGATATTGTAGTAGTAGGTGGAACAGAGAGTATGTCCCAGGCTCCATATGTTTTAAAGGATATGAGATGGGGATCTAGAATGGGAGATACAAAGGCAGTAGATACTTTAATTAATGATGCACTAACATGCGCATTTAATGATTACCACATGGGTATAACTGCAGAAAACCTTGCAGAAAAATACAATATCTCTAGAGAAGAGCAAGATAGATTTGCAGTAGAAAGTCAAAATAAAGCTGAAGAAGCACAGAAAACCGGATTATTTGATGCAGAAATAGTACCTGTCATTGTAAAGACCCGAAAAGGAGATATCCTTGTAGATAAGGACGAGTATATAAAATATGGAACAACTATGGAATCTGTAGAGAAATTAAGACCAGCATTTAAAAAGGATGGTACAGTAACAGCTGCAAACGCTTCTGGAATTAATGATGGAGCTGCTGCATTGGTACTTATGAGTAAAGAAAAAGCTAATGAACTAGGACTTAAACCATTAGCTAAATTGGTAGCCTATGCTTCAGGTGGAGTAGAGCCTGCTATTATGGGTTATGGTCCTGTAGCTTCTACAGAAAAAGCATTAAAAAAATCAGGCTGGAAGGTTGAAGATTTAGATCTTATCGAGGCTAACGAAGCCTTTGCCGCCCAAGCTCTATCTGTAGCTAAGGGACTAAACTTCAATAATGAAATAGTTAATGTTAAAGGTGGGGCAATAGCCTTAGGTCATCCAGTAGGGGCAAGTGGAGCAAGAATTTTAACAACTCTGCTTTATGCAATGGAAGAAAGAGATGCTAAAAAAGGATTAGCAACACTTTGTATCGGTGGAGGTATGGGTACATCTGTGTTGATTGAAGGACTATAA
- a CDS encoding DMT family transporter, translated as MTDRNKGILYMIASSLFFALMAGAVKFSGNIPTMEKVFFRNIVGFVVSGYMIFKSGESFRGNNPKYLSYRAILGFLGVVFYFYAIANLPLADAVVLNQLNPFFIIILAAMFLGEKIKKLQIPAIILALIGVVFIAQPQFNYTILPAVVGILSSIFAASAYTMIRHLRLTDTPHMIVFYFTGISTIITIPFMVLGDFVMPDTVSFISLLAVGVFSTFAQYLMTHAYRYAEAGDLSIYSYGNTIFSIFIGIILWREIPNLLSTLGVLCILTGAYLNYRARKHVVHVQ; from the coding sequence GTGACAGATCGGAATAAAGGTATTTTATATATGATAGCATCATCTTTATTTTTCGCATTAATGGCAGGCGCAGTTAAGTTCTCCGGTAATATACCTACAATGGAGAAGGTATTTTTCAGAAATATAGTCGGTTTTGTAGTATCTGGATATATGATTTTTAAATCCGGGGAAAGTTTTAGAGGAAATAATCCTAAGTATTTATCCTATCGTGCTATTTTAGGTTTTTTAGGAGTTGTTTTTTATTTTTATGCAATAGCTAATCTTCCCTTAGCTGATGCAGTAGTATTAAACCAATTAAACCCTTTCTTTATAATTATTTTAGCCGCTATGTTTTTAGGCGAAAAAATTAAAAAGCTTCAAATTCCTGCTATCATATTAGCATTAATAGGCGTGGTTTTTATAGCTCAACCTCAATTTAACTATACTATTTTACCAGCAGTAGTAGGAATACTTTCCTCAATATTTGCGGCTTCTGCATACACAATGATACGTCATTTAAGACTAACTGATACACCTCATATGATTGTATTTTACTTTACAGGAATATCGACTATTATAACTATACCCTTTATGGTATTAGGTGATTTTGTTATGCCAGATACAGTATCTTTTATATCTTTACTGGCCGTGGGCGTATTTTCAACATTTGCTCAATATCTAATGACCCATGCTTATCGTTATGCAGAGGCAGGGGATTTATCTATTTATTCATATGGCAATACTATATTTTCTATATTTATAGGAATTATCTTATGGAGAGAGATACCTAATTTGTTAAGCACATTAGGTGTACTTTGTATTTTAACCGGGGCTTATTTAAACTATAGGGCTAGGAAGCATGTCGTACATGTTCAATAA
- a CDS encoding MGDG synthase family glycosyltransferase produces the protein MLTNKYKIMIMTASVGYGHDQAAKVIKKHLLDKHDNLDIEIIDFIDIFPSTIGSLIKTTYLKMIDMVPSWYNLLYQGTMRLNQQSKVSSIFAHKYKKKVLTLIEASNPDVILFTNPFPSTLVSHLKRKNKINTYTASIITDYTAHSVWLDSTIDSYFVGSNILKQEMIDRGIEGSKIRVTGIPIEGKFNTPVNREEKMIELGLDVDVPTVLIMGGGLGLGSIEEVLKTTDKINKPLQLIVVAGKNQSLKEELENRIYNPKHNVKILGFCDNVHELMECSHLLVSKAGGLTMTEAVTKELPVLVFDPIPGQEVKNAQYFSDIGAAMYLKDLNEIRDAIEELLYESPQKREKMVKCCSVIRKPHAAEDVSKFILKKIDNRAFKKTPMIK, from the coding sequence ATGTTAACAAACAAATATAAAATAATGATTATGACAGCTTCTGTAGGTTATGGACATGACCAGGCAGCTAAGGTTATAAAAAAACATCTATTAGATAAACACGATAATTTAGATATAGAGATTATTGATTTTATTGATATTTTTCCGTCTACAATTGGAAGTCTTATTAAGACAACCTATTTAAAGATGATAGATATGGTTCCTAGCTGGTATAATCTTTTATACCAAGGAACCATGAGACTTAATCAACAAAGCAAGGTAAGCAGTATATTTGCACATAAATATAAAAAGAAAGTCCTGACACTAATTGAAGCTTCAAACCCAGATGTGATTTTATTTACTAATCCTTTTCCATCAACTCTAGTATCGCATTTAAAAAGGAAAAACAAAATTAACACATATACTGCGAGTATAATTACTGACTATACTGCTCATAGCGTGTGGCTTGACTCTACTATTGACAGCTACTTTGTTGGCAGCAATATTTTAAAACAAGAGATGATAGATAGAGGTATAGAAGGTTCAAAGATACGTGTAACAGGAATACCTATTGAAGGTAAATTTAATACACCAGTTAATAGGGAAGAAAAAATGATAGAATTAGGCTTAGATGTGGATGTACCTACTGTATTAATTATGGGCGGTGGTCTAGGATTAGGATCGATAGAAGAGGTTCTAAAAACTACAGATAAAATTAATAAACCCTTACAGCTAATAGTAGTTGCAGGTAAAAATCAATCTTTAAAGGAAGAACTAGAAAATAGGATATATAATCCGAAGCATAATGTAAAGATACTAGGATTTTGTGATAATGTTCATGAGTTGATGGAATGCTCGCATCTTTTAGTTTCAAAGGCTGGAGGGCTAACAATGACAGAAGCAGTTACTAAAGAGCTACCAGTATTAGTTTTTGATCCTATACCAGGTCAAGAAGTGAAAAATGCTCAATACTTTTCAGATATAGGGGCAGCAATGTATCTAAAAGATTTAAATGAAATAAGAGATGCCATTGAAGAACTATTGTATGAAAGCCCACAAAAGAGAGAAAAGATGGTAAAATGTTGTTCTGTAATTCGTAAACCACATGCTGCAGAAGATGTTTCGAAATTTATATTAAAAAAAATAGACAATAGAGCTTTTAAAAAAACTCCTATGATTAAGTAG
- a CDS encoding S8 family peptidase, whose translation MRNKLLSIVLIIVVISTVFVGCESQAIQSITEKFDSGEKQNFEQKIEVYPEPINYNRGKLLDIKEVFDENRGRYELRGYDISDLDLTQVNFEQFIFDSQTKWPKKLPDGFDIETIIKYGKQPGLDIDYLHKEKITGKGVNVGIIDGRLLVDHKEFKDNIKVYEEIFDMDGPAHYHGTPITSILCGKDVGVAPDANIYYIAYLDEDTEYENGYIHLANAIERMIEINKDLPEDNKIKVVSISSGWDPNSKNAEAIYNAIEKARQENIFIVTARLFDTDNLHFAGLNRNPMSDPKYIESYSADYYLEPYDSAEDILMVPMDARWLASPTGKDEYVMYSKGAWSMVIPYISGLYALACEVNPDITPDVFWNLALSTGDTLDGVKQDNKYEGKNMKIVNPKKLISAITSNINN comes from the coding sequence GTGAGAAACAAATTATTAAGTATAGTATTAATTATTGTAGTAATTAGTACAGTTTTTGTAGGGTGTGAAAGCCAAGCAATTCAGTCTATAACTGAAAAATTTGATTCAGGAGAGAAACAGAACTTTGAACAAAAAATAGAAGTATATCCAGAACCCATAAATTATAATAGAGGAAAATTATTAGATATTAAGGAAGTTTTTGATGAAAATAGAGGCAGATATGAGTTAAGGGGATATGATATATCTGACTTAGATTTAACACAAGTAAATTTTGAACAATTTATATTTGATAGTCAAACAAAATGGCCAAAAAAGCTTCCCGACGGATTTGATATAGAAACTATTATAAAGTATGGTAAACAACCAGGACTAGATATTGATTATCTGCACAAAGAAAAGATTACTGGAAAAGGTGTAAATGTAGGGATAATTGATGGGCGCTTATTGGTAGACCATAAAGAATTTAAAGATAATATAAAAGTATATGAAGAGATATTTGATATGGATGGACCAGCTCACTATCATGGAACACCTATAACATCAATACTATGTGGAAAAGATGTAGGGGTAGCTCCTGATGCCAACATATACTATATTGCATATTTAGACGAGGATACAGAGTATGAAAATGGATATATACACCTAGCAAACGCTATAGAAAGAATGATTGAAATAAATAAAGATTTACCAGAAGACAACAAAATCAAAGTAGTATCAATATCATCTGGTTGGGATCCAAACAGCAAAAATGCAGAAGCAATTTACAATGCTATTGAAAAAGCAAGACAAGAAAACATATTTATTGTGACAGCACGACTTTTTGACACTGATAATCTTCACTTTGCTGGACTCAACAGGAATCCAATGTCTGATCCAAAGTATATAGAATCATATAGTGCAGATTATTATCTGGAACCATATGATTCAGCAGAGGATATATTAATGGTACCTATGGATGCAAGATGGTTAGCCAGCCCAACTGGAAAAGATGAGTATGTAATGTATAGTAAAGGTGCGTGGAGTATGGTTATACCATACATTAGTGGACTATATGCGTTGGCATGTGAAGTAAATCCAGATATAACTCCAGATGTATTTTGGAATTTAGCTTTATCAACTGGAGACACACTTGATGGGGTAAAACAAGATAATAAATATGAAGGTAAAAATATGAAAATAGTTAATCCTAAAAAACTAATTTCCGCGATTACTTCAAACATTAATAATTAA
- a CDS encoding C-GCAxxG-C-C family protein, whose amino-acid sequence MKKEISIRKVKEDAEALYRKGDFFCSEAIVSSIRDNFEIDMPEEMVAMASGFPIGIGKSKCVCGAVSGGIMCLGYFFGRTKGGDTKVQNTLALANELQESFKSNHKVLCCKVLTHGMDMGSGEHKEQCISFTGEIAEKAAEIIARELNIVNIDK is encoded by the coding sequence ATGAAAAAAGAAATAAGTATACGAAAAGTTAAAGAGGACGCAGAGGCTTTATATAGAAAGGGAGACTTTTTTTGTTCTGAAGCTATAGTTAGTTCTATTAGAGATAACTTTGAAATTGATATGCCTGAAGAAATGGTGGCTATGGCATCTGGATTTCCTATAGGAATTGGTAAGTCAAAGTGTGTCTGTGGGGCTGTATCAGGCGGAATTATGTGTCTTGGATACTTCTTTGGAAGAACAAAGGGTGGAGACACTAAGGTTCAAAACACCTTAGCACTTGCTAATGAATTACAAGAGAGCTTTAAAAGCAACCATAAGGTTTTATGTTGTAAGGTATTAACACATGGAATGGATATGGGTTCAGGAGAGCATAAAGAACAATGTATTTCTTTTACAGGTGAAATAGCAGAAAAAGCAGCTGAGATTATAGCTAGAGAATTAAACATTGTAAATATCGATAAATAA
- a CDS encoding TDT family transporter, with the protein MGQIVKKVPIPMAGLMLGLAALGNLIQSYGDMYRNILGGVSAVLLLLLIIKIVTDPNGVKESMDNPVVASVSPTLSMGIMLLATYIKPYFPSVSYGIWLVGLGLHVVLILYFTKRYLLSFNIKEVFPSWFIVYVGIVVGSVTAPAYNQAVIGQYLFWFGFISYIILLPIVIYRVVKVKEIPDPALPTMAIFAAPASLCLAGYINSFPNKNMGIVGFLAALSLIMLAVALLYMPKLLKLPFYPSYSSYTFPFVISGVAIKLTNGFLAKSGNTIAWLKPIVKFEEVIAVLFVLYVLTKYIQFLFSSPKATAVKA; encoded by the coding sequence ATGGGGCAAATCGTTAAAAAAGTACCTATACCAATGGCAGGCTTAATGCTAGGTTTAGCTGCATTAGGCAACTTAATTCAATCCTATGGAGATATGTATAGAAATATATTGGGAGGAGTATCGGCAGTCTTGCTACTTTTACTTATAATAAAGATAGTTACAGACCCTAATGGAGTAAAAGAGAGCATGGATAACCCAGTTGTGGCTAGTGTAAGTCCTACTTTATCAATGGGAATTATGCTTCTAGCTACTTATATTAAACCATATTTTCCTTCTGTTTCCTATGGAATATGGTTAGTAGGGCTTGGATTACATGTTGTTTTAATACTTTACTTTACAAAGAGATACCTGTTAAGTTTTAATATTAAAGAGGTTTTCCCAAGCTGGTTTATTGTTTATGTAGGAATTGTGGTAGGAAGCGTAACTGCACCTGCTTATAATCAAGCCGTAATTGGACAGTATTTATTTTGGTTCGGATTTATTAGCTATATAATACTACTTCCAATAGTTATATATAGGGTTGTAAAGGTAAAGGAAATTCCGGACCCTGCACTACCTACTATGGCTATATTTGCGGCACCTGCTAGTCTTTGTTTAGCTGGATATATAAATTCTTTCCCGAATAAAAATATGGGTATTGTAGGATTTCTAGCGGCATTATCCTTAATTATGTTAGCAGTAGCCCTATTATATATGCCAAAACTATTAAAGCTTCCTTTTTATCCTAGTTACTCTTCATATACCTTCCCATTTGTAATTAGTGGAGTTGCAATTAAGCTTACTAATGGATTTTTAGCGAAGTCTGGCAATACGATAGCTTGGTTAAAACCTATCGTGAAGTTTGAGGAAGTTATTGCCGTATTATTTGTATTATATGTATTGACTAAATATATTCAATTCCTATTCTCAAGTCCAAAGGCAACAGCTGTAAAAGCTTAA
- a CDS encoding helix-turn-helix domain-containing protein, with amino-acid sequence MNLNYIISTNLKRLRTDRNLSLGQLSELSGVSKVMLSQIEKGESNPTINTIWKIAIGLNVPYTRLIDSPMDDAVVIRKSDCKKQSENKNSFVSYCYYTTDPNRSFELFKVELQPHCKHNSDGHNPKTQEYIFVIRGELTIQLTTEKYVLQEGDSIQFDCSLPHTYINNLDTVVEFTNIIYYY; translated from the coding sequence ATGAACTTAAATTATATAATTTCTACAAATTTAAAGAGATTAAGAACAGATCGCAATCTTAGTCTCGGTCAATTATCCGAGTTGTCAGGTGTCAGTAAGGTAATGCTCTCTCAGATAGAGAAAGGTGAGTCTAATCCAACCATCAACACAATTTGGAAGATTGCCATCGGTCTGAATGTGCCTTATACCCGACTGATTGATTCTCCAATGGACGATGCCGTTGTCATCCGCAAGAGCGACTGTAAGAAGCAGTCAGAAAATAAGAATTCCTTTGTCTCCTACTGTTACTACACCACCGATCCCAACCGAAGTTTTGAATTATTTAAGGTTGAGTTGCAGCCTCATTGTAAGCATAACTCTGACGGTCATAATCCTAAAACTCAGGAATACATTTTTGTAATTCGGGGTGAATTGACGATTCAGCTGACTACAGAGAAATATGTGCTCCAAGAAGGTGACTCTATCCAATTTGACTGCTCCCTTCCGCATACCTATATCAATAATTTGGATACGGTGGTTGAGTTTACAAATATAATTTATTACTACTAA
- a CDS encoding DMT family transporter codes for MKKARIQFVLSMLIVGSMGLFVRNIPFSSAQIALVRGILGCVFIFVFSLLSSQKVSGEKIKANRWILIASGIALGVNWIFLFQAYKYTTISNATICYYFAPVLVMIMSPLILKESLNALKVMCIVAALVGLVCIAGVSQTLGQNDFVGILYGLGAAVLYATVIFLNKRLKDITGIESSIVQLGIAAVSLLPYVLLVDGVQLDKMTVKPIVLLLIVGVVHTGVVYLLYFSSMRELPGQSIAALSYIDPVVAIILATIFLHEKMTIVQLIGGILILGATFVNEIYGQRKKYCRR; via the coding sequence ATGAAGAAGGCAAGGATTCAATTTGTGTTGTCAATGCTGATTGTAGGAAGCATGGGTTTGTTCGTTAGGAACATTCCATTTTCATCTGCTCAGATTGCACTGGTAAGAGGCATATTGGGCTGCGTATTTATATTTGTGTTTAGCTTACTGTCAAGTCAGAAAGTCAGTGGAGAGAAAATAAAAGCAAACCGATGGATTTTGATTGCTTCTGGTATTGCACTTGGAGTGAACTGGATTTTTCTTTTTCAGGCCTATAAGTACACAACCATATCTAATGCGACCATCTGCTATTACTTCGCTCCTGTACTTGTGATGATTATGTCTCCATTGATTTTGAAAGAGTCACTGAATGCGTTAAAGGTGATGTGTATCGTTGCTGCCTTAGTTGGGCTAGTTTGTATTGCAGGGGTAAGCCAGACATTAGGTCAAAATGATTTTGTAGGTATTCTGTACGGTCTTGGAGCGGCGGTTCTATATGCAACTGTCATATTCTTAAATAAGCGATTGAAGGATATTACAGGAATTGAAAGCTCTATTGTGCAATTGGGGATTGCAGCTGTATCACTGCTTCCGTATGTGCTTCTGGTCGATGGGGTCCAGCTTGACAAAATGACAGTAAAGCCGATTGTGTTGCTTTTGATTGTAGGTGTCGTACATACCGGAGTTGTCTACCTATTATATTTTTCGTCTATGAGAGAACTTCCTGGTCAGAGCATAGCAGCTCTAAGTTATATTGATCCAGTAGTCGCTATAATTTTAGCTACCATATTTCTGCATGAAAAAATGACGATAGTGCAGCTAATCGGTGGCATTCTTATACTTGGGGCAACCTTTGTCAATGAGATATATGGGCAAAGAAAAAAATATTGTAGGAGGTGA
- a CDS encoding HDIG domain-containing metalloprotein: MTREKALAILKKYVESESLMKHALAVEAGMLGYAKKLNENVDKWSVTGLVHDIDFEKYPDEHPYKGLEILKEEGFEEDIIYAVKGHANYTDTERKSNLDKALYSVDELASFIVACVLVRPSRSFDDLEVKSVKKKLKDKAFARAISREDITRGAEEFGIDLTEHIENMIGFLRDREKELKEMGLSLID; this comes from the coding sequence ATGACTAGAGAAAAAGCTTTAGCAATACTAAAGAAGTATGTAGAAAGTGAAAGTCTTATGAAGCACGCATTAGCAGTAGAAGCAGGTATGCTTGGATATGCTAAAAAACTTAATGAAAATGTTGACAAATGGAGCGTTACAGGATTAGTACATGACATTGATTTTGAAAAATATCCAGATGAGCATCCCTATAAAGGATTAGAAATATTAAAGGAAGAAGGGTTTGAAGAAGATATTATATATGCAGTAAAGGGACATGCAAACTATACAGATACAGAAAGAAAAAGTAATTTAGATAAGGCTCTTTATAGTGTAGATGAGCTGGCTAGCTTTATAGTTGCATGTGTATTAGTTAGACCTTCAAGAAGCTTTGATGATTTAGAAGTAAAATCTGTAAAGAAGAAGTTAAAGGACAAAGCCTTTGCTAGAGCTATAAGCCGAGAGGATATTACTAGAGGTGCAGAGGAGTTTGGTATTGACTTAACAGAGCATATAGAAAATATGATAGGCTTTTTAAGAGATAGGGAAAAAGAGCTTAAAGAAATGGGTTTAAGTTTGATAGATTAA
- a CDS encoding nucleotidyltransferase family protein: MKVEGIILAGGLSTRLGTNKLLLNIDGSAVIERCICGMRDLCSRIIVVGGHSSKDINHILNKYPKVELIDNPNYLDGMFSSVKMGFSHIVGERVFLIPGDYPVVDKQTYIDMLKIDEDIVIPTYNGRKGHPLLMKSYLIEELSKDTTCKTLRDFTTKKGFASINVTDPGILMDIDTIEDYKKVLMYLQQRIRS; encoded by the coding sequence ATGAAAGTAGAAGGAATAATTTTAGCTGGTGGATTATCAACGAGATTGGGCACTAATAAATTACTACTAAACATAGATGGATCCGCTGTAATTGAGAGATGTATTTGTGGAATGCGTGATCTATGCTCGAGAATCATAGTAGTAGGTGGCCATAGTTCAAAAGATATAAATCATATATTGAATAAATATCCTAAAGTAGAATTAATTGATAATCCTAATTATTTAGATGGTATGTTTAGTTCGGTAAAAATGGGATTTAGTCATATTGTAGGAGAAAGAGTATTTCTAATTCCTGGAGATTATCCTGTAGTTGATAAACAAACTTACATAGATATGTTAAAAATTGATGAAGATATAGTCATTCCGACATACAATGGAAGAAAAGGTCACCCATTATTGATGAAAAGCTATTTAATAGAAGAATTATCAAAAGATACTACTTGCAAGACCTTACGGGATTTTACTACTAAAAAAGGGTTTGCATCTATAAATGTTACAGACCCCGGTATATTAATGGATATAGATACTATTGAGGACTATAAAAAAGTCCTTATGTATCTTCAGCAAAGAATTAGAAGCTAA
- a CDS encoding (2Fe-2S)-binding protein — translation MFEILNNTVITLNINGEDRQVIAKPSDVLLYTLREELGLTGAKPGCENGDCGACTILVDNWPIKSCLMLTVEAIGKQILTIEGLKNAPIQRAFVENWGFQCGYCTSGFLMVCHALANIRPDANDYVIQEWLQSNLCRCTGYEEIENAIKSILNSEV, via the coding sequence ATGTTTGAAATTTTAAACAATACAGTCATAACTTTAAATATAAATGGAGAAGATAGGCAGGTAATAGCTAAACCTTCTGATGTTTTATTATACACCTTACGAGAAGAATTAGGTCTTACTGGGGCAAAACCTGGCTGTGAAAATGGTGACTGTGGAGCCTGTACCATTTTGGTAGATAACTGGCCTATAAAGTCCTGCCTCATGCTTACAGTTGAGGCTATTGGTAAGCAAATACTTACTATTGAAGGATTAAAAAACGCTCCTATACAAAGAGCCTTTGTTGAAAACTGGGGTTTTCAATGTGGCTACTGCACTTCTGGATTTTTAATGGTTTGTCATGCCCTTGCAAATATTCGCCCTGATGCAAATGATTATGTAATACAAGAGTGGCTTCAGTCTAATTTATGTAGATGCACAGGATATGAAGAGATTGAAAATGCTATAAAATCCATTTTAAATAGTGAAGTTTAA
- a CDS encoding FAD binding domain-containing protein codes for MIPFNFEYYKPETVEEAVNLFNKLKIIGKKPMYYGGGTEFISMARTHNIYTEAVIDIKAIPECNIYQLQNNELIIGSAITLTNIAELNLFPLLSLAVKRIADHTIQGKITLGGNLAGTIIYREAVLPLMVADSEVVIAGTDGIKKIPLRDVFDRRIQLNEGEMIIQTVTNNQFLSMPYIHVKRTKNEKIDYPLITMAGLKNNNRISIAFSGVCEYPFRSSLIEDILNDNSVSVNEKINKAINNMPDQILNDLSGSSEYRKFMLHTMLYEALSELGVVS; via the coding sequence ATGATACCCTTTAATTTTGAATATTATAAGCCAGAAACAGTAGAAGAGGCTGTTAACCTATTTAATAAATTAAAGATTATAGGAAAAAAACCTATGTATTATGGTGGTGGAACTGAGTTCATTAGTATGGCTAGAACACACAACATATATACAGAGGCAGTCATTGATATTAAGGCTATTCCAGAATGTAATATTTATCAATTGCAAAATAATGAGTTAATAATCGGTTCTGCCATAACTCTTACTAATATTGCTGAGTTAAATCTTTTTCCATTACTTAGCTTGGCCGTTAAAAGAATAGCAGATCATACAATACAAGGTAAAATCACGCTTGGCGGTAATTTAGCTGGCACCATAATATATCGTGAAGCTGTATTGCCTCTTATGGTAGCAGATAGTGAAGTAGTTATAGCAGGTACTGATGGAATCAAAAAAATTCCTTTAAGAGATGTATTTGATAGAAGGATTCAGCTTAATGAAGGCGAAATGATTATACAAACCGTTACAAATAACCAATTTCTTTCTATGCCTTACATACATGTAAAAAGAACAAAAAACGAAAAAATAGATTATCCTCTAATTACAATGGCTGGTTTAAAAAATAATAATAGAATAAGCATTGCCTTCAGTGGAGTTTGTGAATATCCTTTTAGATCCTCTTTAATAGAAGACATTTTAAATGATAATTCAGTTTCTGTAAATGAAAAAATAAATAAAGCTATAAATAATATGCCTGACCAAATATTAAACGATCTTAGTGGTTCTTCAGAATATAGAAAATTTATGCTACATACAATGTTGTATGAAGCCCTAAGTGAGTTAGGGGTGGTAAGTTAG